In Populus nigra chromosome 1, ddPopNigr1.1, whole genome shotgun sequence, one genomic interval encodes:
- the LOC133682780 gene encoding purple acid phosphatase 18-like produces the protein MEPKLVLFVFLLISAAATCEYIRPPPRKTLHFPWNSKLSSHPQQVHISLAGDKHMRVSWVSNDKSTLPMVEYGTSPGRYSNKSQGESTSYSYLFYSSGKIHHTVIGPLEDNTVYYYRCGGGGPEYKLKTPPAQFPVMFAVAGDLGQTGWTKSTLDHIDLCKYDVHLLPGDLSYADYIQHRWDTFGELVEPLASARPWMVTQGNHEKESIMFFKDGFQSYNSRWKMPYEESGSSSNLYYSFEVAGAHIIMLGSYTDYDEHSDQYNWLKADVAKVDRKKTPWLIVLFHVPWYNSNEAHQDEGDRMLAAMEPLLHAASVDIVLAGHVHAYERTERVNKGKLDPCGAVHITIGDGGNREGLASTYKNPQPAWSVFREASFGHGELKLANSTHAYWSWHRNDDDESVRSDQVWITSLENSGCIAEKKHELMKILSGP, from the exons ATGGAGCCAAAACtggttttatttgtgtttctgCTAATCTCTGCAGCGGCTACCTGTGAATACATTAGGCCTCCACCTCGAAAGACCCTTCATTTTCCTTGGAATTCAAAGTTGTCTTCTCATCCCCAACAG GTGCACATCTCTTTGGCTGGAGACAAGCACATGCGAGTCTCATGGGTCTCCAATGATAAATCTACCCTACCCATGGTTGAATATGGAACTTCTCCTGGAAGATACAGCAATAAGTCTCAAGGAGAGAGCACTTCATATAGTTATCTATTTTATAGCTCTGGAAAGATACACCACACAGTCATTGGGCCGCTGGAAGATAACACGGTTTATTACTATCGATGTGGTGGAGGAGGTCCTGAGTACAAGCTCAAGACTCCTCCAGCTCAGTTCCCTGTTATGTTTGCTGTGGCAGGAGATTTAGGCCAAACTGGATGGACTAAATCGACACTAGATCATATTGACCTATGCAAATATGATGTGCATCTGCTTCCTGGAGACCTTTCATATGCTGATTACATACAGCACCGCTGGGACACATTTGGCGAGCTGGTTGAGCCACTTGCCAGTGCAAGACCATGGATGGTAACACAGGGGAATCATGAAAAGGAAAGCATTATGTTCTTTAAGGATGGTTTTCAATCCTACAATTCTAGATGGAAGATGCCATATGAGGAGAGTGgatcaagttcaaatctttattattcttttgaagTTGCAGGGGCTCACATTATTATGCTTGGCTCATATACAGATTACGATGAGCACTCGGATCAATATAACTGGCTCAAG GCTGATGTTGCAAAGGTGGATCGAAAGAAGACACCTTGGCTGATCGTACTATTCCATGTCCCATGGTATAATAGCAACGAGGCTCATCAAGATGAAGGGGACAGAATGCTGGCAGCTATGGAGCCATTACTTCACGCTGCTAGTGTGGATATTGTGCTAGCTGGCCATGTGCATGCTTATGAACGCACG GAACGTGTGAACAAAGGAAAATTGGATCCATGTGGTGCTGTCCATATTACGATCGGAGATGGAGGAAACAGAGAAGGTTTAGCGAGCAC ATACAAAAACCCACAACCAGCTTGGTCAGTCTTCCGTGAAGCAAGTTTTGGCCATGGCGAGCTCAAATTAGCGAATTCAACTCATGCCTACTGGAGTTGGCACAGGAACGATGACGATGAGTCTGTTAGATCAGATCAGGTCTGGATAACTTCATTGGAGAATTCTGGATGCATCGCTGAAAAGAAACATGAACTGATGAAGATTCTCTCAGGACCTTAA
- the LOC133681175 gene encoding CRS2-associated factor 2, mitochondrial — MAVKFLSFLHKTLNQNPKSKSLYVSYFLNHTLSQDQYDPPFSLTKKPKPKNTTEPKETPDPNNDPKLPVKSDLAFDFRYSYSESNPAIEPIGYREPKRFSPFGPGRLDRKWTGTAAPTQLETDMDKLMEERNRVLGDPLTEEEVAELVERYRHSDCSRQINLGKGGVTHNMLDDIHNHWKRAEAVRIKCLGVPTLDMDNVCFHLEDKSGGKVVYRNINILLLYRGRNYDPENRPVIPLMLWKPYAPIYPKLVKNVADGLTFEQTKERRNRGLNSLPLMKLTRNGVYVNVVDRVRDAFETEEVVRLDCKHVGMSDCKKIGVKLKDLVPCVPILFKDEQIILWRGKRNQELESSTA, encoded by the exons ATGGCAGTAAAGTTCCTTTCTTTCCTTcacaaaaccctaaaccaaaaCCCTAAATCAAAATCCCTCTACGTTTCTTACTTCCTAAACCACACTCTCTCTCAAGACCAATATGACCCGCCATTTTCTCTCACCaaaaaacccaaacccaaaaacACCACCGAGCCGAAAGAAACGCCTGACCCGAATAACGACCCGAAACTCCCTGTAAAATCGGACCTTGCTTTTGACTTCAGATACTCATATTCTGAGTCAAATCCTGCAATTGAGCCAATTGGGTATCGTGAACCGAAACGCTTTTCTCCATTTGGACCCGGTCGCCTTGATAGGAAATGGACTGGCACTGCTGCTCCGACCCAGTTGGAGACGGACATGGATAAGTTAATGGAGGAGAGGAATCGGGTTCTTGGGGACCCACTTACGGAGGAGGAGGTGGCGGAGCTAGTGGAGCGGTATCGCCATAGTGATTGCTCCAGGCAAATCAATTTGG GCAAGGGAGGGGTTACTCACAATATGTTGGATGATATTCACAACCATTGGAAGAGAGCTGAAGCTGTGAGGATCAAGTGTTTGGGAGTACCAACTCTTGATATGGACAATGTTTGTTTCCATCTTGAG GATAAATCTGGTGGGAAGGTTGTCTATAGGAACATTAATATCCTTCTTTTGTATCGGGGTCGAAATTATGATCCTGAGAACCGGCCTGTTATTCCCCTCATGTTGTGGAAGCCTTATGCGCCTATATATCCGAAGCTTGTTAAGAATGTAGCTGATGGTTTGACGTTTGAACAGACGAAagaaaggagaaacagaggattGAATTCTCTGCCCCTGATGAAACTCA CCAGGAATGGTGTGTATGTGAATGTGGTTGACAGAGTGAGGGATGCTTTTGAAACTGAGGAGGTTGTGAGACTGGACTGCAAACATGTGGGTATGAGTGACTGCAAAAAGATTGGTGTGAAACTAAAG GATTTGGTACCTTGTGTTCCTATTTTATTCAAGGACGAGCAGATTATTCTTTGGAGGGGCAAGAGAAATCAGGAGCTGGAATCATCAACTGCCTAA
- the LOC133681174 gene encoding uncharacterized protein LOC133681174 produces the protein MLVCFGGRIQTPTRTNSLYSILKSLPSETPNASKTLMAAPGTQLKSKRPTCPSCSKPASLCICIRIQNPGLQNKVNITILQHSLERKHALNSARIARVGLQNVTLSTVSDVKFDAKFMIHLFDPGHDSGSGQDGEKSSDFYQVMDDKADEFDASHVTKGSKEPVITCSVGKYGIVTNISIGNVWMPHVQWKRRLSFDKILASKVAVDDLAKGFVVKKLQRRRVDGSEELEEVEEFEVAVPPGSVLLFPSKNALDVDGLKAMDFEAKNLIVLDGTWSKARRMYCENPWLRFLPHLKLDLDRLSLYSEVRQQPKAGYLSTIESIVYALEEIGDYPEGLDNLLGVFESMVGDQRRFRNERLSKLSSA, from the coding sequence ATGCTTGTTTGTTTTGGTGGCCGGATTCAAACCCCAACCCGAACCAACTCGTTATATTCAATCCTCAAATCTCTCCCCTCCGAAACCCCAAACGCTTCAAAAACCCTAATGGCAGCGCCAGGAACCCAATTGAAATCCAAGCGACCCACTTGTCCATCTTGCTCCAAACCCGCAAGTCTCTGTATCTGCATTCGAATCCAGAACCCGGGTCTTCAAAACAAGGTAAACATCACCATTCTCCAACACAGTCTAGAGAGAAAACACGCTCTTAATTCTGCAAGAATCGCAAGAGTAGGGCTTCAAAATGTCACTTTGAGCACTGTTTCTGATGTTAAATTTGATGCCAAGTTCATGATCCATTTGTTTGACCCGGGTCATGATTCGGGTTCGGGTCAAGATGGAGAAAAAAGTTCagatttttatcaagttatgGATGATAAAGCTGATGAATTCGATGCCAGTCATGTAACTAAAGGTAGTAAAGAGCCAGTGATTACCTGTAGTGTAGGTAAATATGGAATTGTTACTAATATTAGTATTGGTAATGTATGGATGCCTCATGTTCAGTGGAAAAGAAGGCTAAGTTTTGATAAGATTTTGGCCTCAAAGGTGGCTGTTGATGATTTGGCAAAAGGGTTTGTTGTTAAAAAGTTGCAAAGGAGAAGGGTTGATGGGAGTGAAGAATTGGAAGAGGTAGAAGAGTTTGAAGTTGCGGTGCCTCCAGGGTCAGTGCTTTTATTTCCTAGCAAGAACGCATTGGATGTTGATGGTCTTAAAGCAATGGATTTTGAAGCGAAGAATTTGATTGTTTTAGATGGGACATGGTCAAAGGCAAGGAGAATGTATTGTGAGAATCCGTGGTTGAGGTTCTTGCCGCATTTGAAGTTGGACTTGGATAGGTTGAGTTTGTATAGTGAGGTTAGGCAACAACCAAAAGCTGGCTATTTGTCTACTattgagagcattgtttatgcGTTGGAGGAAATAGGGGATTATCCTGAAGGCTTGGATAATCTATTGGGTGTTTTTGAGTCGATGGTTGGTGATCAAAGAAGATTTAGAAATGAGAGGCTGAGCAAGCTCTCTTCTGCATAA